The Tenacibaculum sp. MAR_2010_89 genome has a window encoding:
- a CDS encoding M14 family metallopeptidase, whose translation MKKLLLCLFFISIHIKAQEIDLSYYLPKDVSYNKNIPTPKSVIGHEVGEWHITHDKLVEYMKALAKASDRISIEDRGNTYEGRPLLLLKITSPKNHSNLDEIRLKHIQATDDKTVNVTSLPIVVYQGFSIHGNEASGSNASLAAAYYLAAAEGNKINELLNNTIILFDPSLNPDGLQRFAYWANTNKANNINPDPNDREYHEVWPGGRTNHYWFDMNRDWLPVQLPESKVRIKTFHEWLPNILTDHHEMGTNSTFFFQPGIPERTNPLTPQLNQELTKEIGTYHAKAFDKIGSLYYSEEDFDDFYYGKGSTFPDINGSIGILFEQGSSRGHAQESDNGVLTFPFTIRNQFTATLSTLEAAKSMRVKILKYQQDFYEKARNEKQNKALVFGDEKDAGKVYHLAEVLKRHHINIHELKSDITSEGKKFKKGYSYVVPMNQKNKRLIEAMFDVRKTFKDSLFYDVSAWTFNHAFGVDMIKNQSLSVAGKKIENLQKNKGSVTVKSSVGYLMPWNEYYAPKALHAILDKGIRAKVGMKKFNNDGIAYDYGTIFIPVQNQKLNNNQLFNFLGEVAEKSNVKIKGVTTGLNNGADLGSRNFRAIKKPKVAMLVGKGITSYDAGEIWHLFDQRFNIKLTKLDTDYIERVDLSKYTTLILPNSYSLNGAIINKIKTWVRNGGVLVGYRNAVKLLANQKLIKVEFNKSKIDVVNNVSFENRRLQSGAQVIGGAIFEADIDKSHPINFGYKNQKIALFRNTKLFLKADKKSYNNPIQYTKKPLLSGYISKENLKELKNSVPFKVQRFGSGKVIVFTDNTNFRGFWFGTNKLLMNAVFFGRIM comes from the coding sequence ATGAAAAAATTACTCCTATGCTTATTTTTTATAAGTATACATATAAAAGCACAAGAAATAGATTTATCCTACTATTTGCCTAAAGATGTTTCTTATAATAAAAATATACCAACGCCTAAATCTGTTATAGGACATGAAGTAGGAGAATGGCATATAACGCATGATAAGTTAGTGGAGTATATGAAGGCTTTGGCAAAAGCATCAGATAGAATTAGTATAGAAGATAGAGGAAATACTTATGAAGGACGACCATTATTATTACTAAAAATAACATCTCCAAAAAATCATAGTAATCTAGATGAAATTAGGTTAAAGCATATTCAAGCAACCGATGATAAAACAGTAAATGTTACTAGTTTACCAATTGTAGTATATCAAGGATTCTCTATACATGGTAATGAGGCAAGTGGGTCTAATGCATCATTAGCTGCGGCCTATTATTTAGCCGCTGCTGAGGGGAATAAGATAAATGAACTATTAAATAATACGATAATATTATTTGATCCATCATTAAATCCTGATGGATTACAACGTTTTGCTTATTGGGCCAACACAAATAAAGCTAATAACATTAATCCTGATCCAAATGATAGAGAATATCATGAAGTGTGGCCAGGAGGAAGAACGAATCATTATTGGTTCGATATGAATCGTGATTGGTTGCCTGTACAATTACCTGAAAGTAAAGTGAGAATTAAAACATTTCACGAGTGGTTGCCAAATATTTTAACCGATCATCATGAAATGGGAACTAATTCTACTTTTTTCTTTCAACCTGGAATACCTGAAAGAACAAATCCTTTAACTCCCCAGTTAAATCAAGAGTTAACTAAAGAAATAGGTACTTACCATGCAAAAGCATTTGATAAAATTGGATCATTATATTACTCTGAAGAAGATTTTGATGATTTTTATTACGGAAAAGGTTCTACATTTCCAGACATAAATGGAAGTATCGGTATTTTATTTGAGCAAGGTAGTTCAAGAGGGCATGCACAAGAAAGTGATAATGGAGTTTTAACCTTTCCGTTTACAATTAGAAATCAATTTACAGCTACTTTATCAACATTAGAAGCTGCAAAAAGTATGCGCGTAAAGATTTTGAAATACCAACAAGATTTTTATGAAAAAGCTAGGAACGAAAAACAAAATAAAGCACTTGTTTTTGGAGATGAAAAAGATGCTGGAAAAGTGTATCATTTAGCTGAAGTGTTAAAAAGACATCATATAAATATACATGAGTTAAAATCAGACATAACTAGTGAAGGGAAAAAATTTAAAAAAGGGTATAGTTATGTAGTTCCAATGAATCAAAAAAATAAAAGGTTAATAGAAGCAATGTTTGATGTGCGTAAAACATTTAAAGATAGCTTATTTTATGACGTTTCTGCTTGGACATTTAATCATGCTTTTGGGGTTGATATGATTAAGAATCAATCGCTTTCAGTAGCTGGAAAGAAAATTGAAAATTTGCAGAAGAATAAAGGAAGTGTTACAGTAAAAAGTAGTGTTGGTTACTTAATGCCTTGGAATGAATATTATGCTCCTAAAGCTTTGCATGCAATTTTAGATAAAGGAATTAGAGCTAAAGTAGGAATGAAAAAGTTTAATAATGATGGTATAGCCTACGATTACGGAACTATTTTTATACCAGTACAAAATCAAAAACTTAATAATAATCAATTATTTAATTTTTTAGGAGAAGTAGCTGAAAAAAGTAATGTAAAAATTAAAGGAGTTACAACTGGATTAAATAATGGAGCTGATTTAGGAAGTAGAAATTTTAGAGCAATTAAAAAGCCTAAAGTGGCTATGCTTGTAGGAAAAGGAATTACTAGTTATGATGCAGGTGAAATATGGCATTTATTTGACCAACGATTTAATATTAAGTTAACTAAATTAGATACTGACTATATAGAAAGAGTAGATTTAAGTAAATATACAACCTTAATACTACCAAATAGTTATTCTTTAAATGGAGCTATAATTAATAAAATAAAAACTTGGGTTCGTAATGGAGGTGTTTTAGTTGGGTATAGAAATGCTGTAAAATTATTAGCTAATCAAAAACTTATTAAAGTAGAATTTAATAAGTCAAAAATAGATGTAGTAAATAATGTGTCATTTGAAAACAGAAGATTACAATCAGGTGCTCAGGTAATTGGAGGGGCTATTTTTGAAGCTGATATAGATAAATCACATCCTATAAATTTTGGATATAAAAATCAAAAAATAGCATTGTTTAGAAATACAAAGTTATTCTTAAAGGCTGATAAAAAAAGTTATAATAATCCAATTCAATACACTAAAAAACCTTTATTAAGTGGTTATATTTCAAAAGAAAATTTGAAGGAATTGAAAAATTCAGTGCCTTTTAAAGTTCAAAGATTTGGTAGTGGGAAAGTAATTGTTTTTACTGATAATACTAACTTTAGAGGTTTTTGGTTCGGAACCAATAAACTATTAATGAATGCTGTTTTCTTTGGGAGAATAATGTAG
- a CDS encoding VOC family protein produces MSSKSIVEECHTVKAFVSPEYIRSRFSKVMSDMYKDEVPLYGELLDLVHDINEKVLSNSNEIKEQLSRTGEVSRLNMERHGAIRLGKPEELFTMRRLFKVMGMYPVGYYDLATAGVPVHATAFRAIDNTALNQAPFRVFTSLLRLDLIDDDQLRSNVESILENRQIFTEKALKFIDKFEKEGGLTIEDTETFVREASETFRWHESATVDYNMYQTLLNQHRLIADVVAFKGPHINHLTPRTLDIDTVQASMEARNIPAKDTIEGPPARKCPILLRQTSFKALTEKVAFKNSTGNEEMGEHKARFGEIEQRGVALTQKGQDLYNELLSKTRRAIGGSPTAENSTEYNKLLKDNFKVFPDNYDELHSQELAYFHYFITEKANSLPKDKLYTKLDVNQLLEKGYLIIEPMVYEDFLPVSAAGIFASNLGTDDAKRKYEGTSNQSLFEKDLGEPVYRLMQWYEDMQEETIEKCLALINA; encoded by the coding sequence ATGTCATCAAAAAGTATAGTAGAAGAATGTCATACTGTTAAGGCATTTGTTTCTCCAGAATATATTCGTAGTCGTTTTTCAAAGGTTATGTCTGATATGTATAAGGATGAGGTTCCTCTTTATGGAGAACTATTGGATTTGGTTCATGATATTAATGAAAAAGTACTTTCAAATTCGAACGAGATTAAGGAGCAACTATCACGTACAGGAGAAGTATCTAGATTAAATATGGAGCGACATGGAGCAATTCGTTTAGGGAAACCTGAAGAACTATTTACCATGAGACGTTTGTTTAAAGTAATGGGTATGTACCCTGTTGGGTATTATGATCTAGCAACGGCTGGAGTTCCTGTGCATGCTACTGCATTTAGAGCTATTGATAATACAGCTCTTAATCAGGCACCTTTCAGAGTTTTTACATCTTTATTGCGTTTAGATCTAATTGATGATGATCAGCTTCGAAGTAATGTTGAATCCATTCTTGAAAATCGTCAGATATTCACAGAAAAGGCATTAAAGTTTATAGATAAGTTTGAAAAAGAAGGAGGTTTAACTATAGAGGATACTGAAACTTTTGTTCGAGAAGCGTCGGAAACTTTCCGATGGCATGAATCAGCAACAGTAGATTATAATATGTACCAAACGCTGTTAAACCAACATAGGTTAATTGCTGATGTAGTTGCATTTAAAGGTCCGCATATAAATCATTTAACACCTAGAACTTTAGATATAGATACGGTGCAAGCTAGTATGGAGGCTCGGAATATTCCTGCAAAAGATACTATAGAAGGACCACCAGCAAGAAAATGCCCTATTTTATTACGCCAAACTAGTTTTAAAGCATTGACAGAAAAAGTGGCTTTTAAGAATAGTACAGGAAATGAAGAGATGGGGGAGCACAAAGCTCGTTTTGGAGAGATTGAACAGCGTGGTGTGGCGTTAACACAAAAAGGACAAGATTTATATAATGAATTACTAAGTAAGACACGTAGGGCGATAGGCGGATCACCAACAGCAGAAAACTCTACTGAATATAACAAATTACTAAAAGATAATTTTAAAGTTTTTCCTGATAATTATGATGAACTTCATTCTCAAGAATTAGCTTATTTTCACTATTTCATTACTGAAAAAGCGAATAGTTTACCAAAAGATAAATTGTATACAAAATTAGATGTTAATCAATTATTAGAGAAAGGATATTTGATTATTGAACCAATGGTTTACGAAGATTTTCTTCCAGTAAGTGCAGCAGGTATTTTTGCTTCTAATTTAGGTACAGATGATGCTAAACGTAAATATGAAGGAACTTCTAATCAATCGTTATTTGAAAAAGATTTAGGAGAGCCAGTTTACAGGTTGATGCAGTGGTATGAAGATATGCAAGAGGAAACTATTGAAAAATGCTTAGCACTAATAAATGCTTAA
- a CDS encoding YCF48-related protein, translating to MKLLKVLFSIFVLTLLVNCSENTSIPDQNTSPPISNSIELTTIKIPTKLTLNCIEFTNALNGFIAAGSVYPNKESEILKTTDGGTTWKKVYSSSDFSINSISIKNNNEVFCVTDNGTILSSSNGGTTWNIDSRLKAKDYYMSSIKFTSNNEAYIVGQKGAKAHGFILKTIDNGLTWTDLEKENTNPNYNYEQLLENNHLTSITYFAPTNALIFSGGTWNNGKISIKNNDFWDVNTINEPVKFTDMAIKNGFLIAVGNNGQTNASTEKGAIHSYNSNTKVWKSIDYNSDNKLTNVAMVENTILIAGRNKSNNLTNGEYLAISIDNGKTWSRIPHKHVVAEWNDLHAINAKSFFAIGYKGLLVKITLK from the coding sequence ATGAAATTATTAAAAGTACTATTTTCAATTTTCGTATTAACTTTATTAGTTAATTGCTCTGAAAACACATCTATTCCAGATCAAAACACTTCTCCTCCAATTTCTAACTCTATTGAATTAACAACTATTAAAATACCAACTAAACTCACTCTTAATTGTATTGAGTTTACAAATGCTCTTAACGGTTTTATTGCTGCTGGTAGTGTTTACCCTAATAAAGAAAGTGAAATTTTAAAAACAACTGATGGAGGAACTACTTGGAAAAAAGTATATTCTTCTTCTGACTTTTCAATAAACAGCATCTCTATAAAAAATAACAATGAAGTCTTTTGTGTTACTGACAACGGAACTATTCTTTCTTCAAGTAACGGAGGAACTACCTGGAATATAGACTCTAGACTTAAAGCTAAAGACTACTACATGAGCTCAATTAAATTTACGAGCAATAATGAAGCATACATAGTTGGGCAAAAGGGAGCTAAGGCTCATGGCTTTATTTTAAAAACTATAGATAATGGTTTAACATGGACTGATCTTGAAAAGGAAAATACTAATCCAAATTATAACTACGAACAACTACTTGAAAACAACCATTTAACTTCTATAACTTATTTTGCACCAACTAATGCCTTAATATTTAGCGGTGGTACTTGGAATAATGGTAAAATTTCTATAAAAAACAATGATTTTTGGGATGTAAATACAATAAATGAGCCTGTTAAATTTACAGATATGGCTATTAAAAATGGTTTTTTAATAGCAGTAGGTAACAATGGACAAACAAATGCTAGCACAGAAAAAGGAGCAATACATTCATATAATTCTAATACCAAAGTATGGAAAAGTATCGATTATAATTCTGACAACAAACTAACCAACGTAGCTATGGTTGAAAACACTATTCTTATAGCTGGTAGAAATAAATCTAACAACCTAACAAATGGTGAATATCTAGCAATCTCAATAGATAACGGTAAAACATGGAGTAGAATACCACATAAACATGTAGTTGCAGAATGGAATGACTTACATGCTATAAACGCTAAATCATTTTTTGCAATTGGTTACAAAGGATTATTGGTTAAAATAACATTAAAATAA
- a CDS encoding YqaE/Pmp3 family membrane protein, which yields MSLLRVLLAIFFPPLSVLGKGCGSVVIVFLLTLCGWVPGVIGALVILNKPN from the coding sequence ATGAGTTTATTAAGAGTCTTACTGGCAATATTTTTTCCGCCTTTGTCAGTACTAGGAAAAGGATGTGGTTCTGTTGTTATTGTATTTTTACTAACCCTTTGTGGTTGGGTTCCTGGCGTAATTGGAGCATTGGTAATTTTGAACAAACCGAATTAA
- a CDS encoding Lrp/AsnC family transcriptional regulator has protein sequence MNNQFDYIDKQILIHLQSDARKAFSQIAEELKISNSLVHQRIKKLTESGVIKNAEFLLDEKKLGYKTKSYTGIRLREARFAKSVMEELKKVDEIVESNYVSGNYAIFILIFARDNEHLREVLYEQVHLINGVAGTDTFICFDAGFKRNIPIQ, from the coding sequence ATGAATAATCAATTTGATTATATTGATAAACAAATACTAATTCATTTACAATCTGATGCTAGAAAAGCTTTTTCTCAAATAGCAGAAGAATTAAAAATTTCTAATTCATTAGTACATCAACGAATAAAAAAACTAACAGAATCTGGTGTCATAAAAAATGCTGAATTTTTACTTGACGAAAAAAAACTAGGCTATAAAACTAAATCATATACAGGAATCAGATTACGAGAAGCTCGCTTTGCTAAATCAGTAATGGAAGAACTTAAAAAAGTTGATGAAATTGTTGAATCCAATTATGTTTCTGGAAATTATGCTATTTTTATTCTGATATTTGCACGAGACAATGAACATTTACGTGAAGTTTTGTACGAACAAGTTCATTTAATTAATGGTGTTGCTGGAACAGATACTTTTATTTGTTTTGATGCAGGTTTTAAAAGAAATATCCCTATTCAATAG
- the pafA gene encoding alkaline phosphatase PafA: MKKNLILLFAFLLTIMAFKPATKKNDKKPKLVVGVVIDQMRYDYLIRFSKKYGNDGFKRLLREGFSLENAHYNYIPTYTAVGHTSIYTGTTPINHGIIGNHWYDKYLKKSIYCVTDKNYKTVGNNGMDGEKSPYRMVTSTITDQLRLAQNMNGKTIGIAIKDRSAILPAGHTANAAYWFDGGKNGQWISSTFYMDNLPKWVKRFNNLKKADEYLSKPWNTLYDINTYTESIADDNNFEATFKGEAKPVFPHDIPNLRAKNNNYSILKAIPAGNSFTTDFAKAAIIGENLGKSNYTDFLAVSYSSTDYVGHQFGVASKEIEDTYLRLDKDLASLFKFLDTEVGKGNYTLFLTADHAATEVPSYLKSVKIPAGYIKPVKFLNFLKKVTNNYFKSDELIENISNFQIFLNKEKINELKLDYEKVAQTIANEAINYKGIYKAVTAKTMQNTNFTNGILNSLQNGYNQKYSGDVLLVPNPSTIVYPKKGTTHGSGYSYDTHVPIIFYGKGIKQGSSKRKYEIIDIAPTLSNLLQIEFPNGNTGKVIHEILN; encoded by the coding sequence ATGAAAAAAAATCTTATTCTCTTATTTGCTTTTTTATTGACTATAATGGCCTTTAAACCAGCAACAAAAAAAAATGATAAAAAACCAAAACTTGTAGTTGGTGTTGTTATTGATCAAATGAGGTATGATTACCTTATCAGATTTTCAAAAAAATATGGTAATGATGGTTTTAAACGCTTATTACGTGAAGGGTTTTCACTTGAAAATGCTCATTATAACTACATTCCTACTTATACTGCCGTAGGACATACTTCTATTTACACAGGTACTACTCCTATAAATCATGGTATTATTGGTAATCATTGGTATGATAAATATTTAAAAAAATCTATTTATTGTGTTACTGACAAGAATTATAAAACAGTTGGTAACAATGGTATGGACGGAGAAAAATCTCCATACAGAATGGTCACTTCTACTATTACAGATCAATTACGTTTAGCTCAAAACATGAATGGAAAAACCATTGGTATAGCAATTAAAGATCGTTCAGCTATTTTACCTGCTGGTCATACAGCTAATGCTGCTTATTGGTTTGATGGTGGTAAAAATGGACAATGGATATCTTCTACTTTTTACATGGATAATTTACCTAAATGGGTAAAACGTTTTAATAATTTAAAAAAAGCTGATGAGTATTTAAGTAAGCCATGGAATACGCTATATGATATTAACACCTACACTGAAAGTATAGCTGACGATAATAACTTTGAAGCTACTTTTAAAGGTGAAGCTAAACCTGTTTTTCCTCATGACATTCCTAACTTAAGGGCTAAGAACAATAATTATAGTATTTTAAAAGCAATTCCTGCGGGAAACTCTTTTACTACAGATTTTGCTAAAGCTGCAATTATTGGAGAAAATTTAGGAAAATCTAATTATACAGATTTCTTAGCAGTTAGTTATTCTTCAACCGATTATGTTGGCCATCAATTTGGCGTTGCTTCAAAAGAAATAGAAGACACTTATTTACGTTTGGATAAAGACTTAGCAAGTTTATTTAAATTTTTAGATACTGAGGTAGGAAAAGGGAATTACACTCTTTTTTTAACTGCTGATCATGCTGCAACAGAAGTTCCTTCTTATTTAAAATCTGTAAAAATTCCTGCAGGCTACATAAAACCTGTTAAATTTTTAAATTTTCTAAAGAAAGTAACTAACAACTATTTTAAGTCTGATGAGTTAATTGAAAATATTTCAAATTTTCAAATTTTCTTAAATAAAGAAAAAATCAATGAACTAAAATTAGATTATGAAAAAGTAGCTCAGACTATAGCAAATGAAGCTATAAATTATAAAGGGATTTATAAAGCTGTAACTGCTAAAACTATGCAGAATACTAATTTTACTAATGGGATTTTAAATTCTTTACAAAATGGGTATAATCAAAAATATTCAGGTGATGTATTATTAGTACCAAACCCTTCAACTATTGTATATCCTAAAAAAGGAACTACTCATGGATCGGGATATTCATATGATACTCACGTACCTATTATTTTTTACGGAAAAGGGATTAAACAGGGAAGTTCAAAAAGAAAATATGAAATTATAGATATTGCACCTACTCTATCTAATTTATTACAGATAGAATTTCCGAATGGAAATACAGGTAAAGTGATTCATGAAATTTTAAATTAA
- a CDS encoding bestrophin family protein, translating to MYIKKTYPLKGMLKWTRRYTYVFLLLSTIPVFLFDILRWKWLYIPWLPLGVLGTAVSFIVSFKNNASYDRLWEARKIWGGIVNTSRSFTIMIKDFIKNDNISNSELKKIHRELVHRHVAWLTALRYQLRKHKPWENHIKPSKSNKEFREKNFVVLEQTIPIEKAINPYISNNEYKEIFAKGNQASQLLGIQSRRIKELQSEGLIDDFRHMELEKILVELYTLQGKSERIKNFPYPRQFATLNFIFIWIFIILLPYGMMQEFEALGDRILASLANHEFKTVIMHKIQEFIAIHFEWFSIPFSTLLAWIFYSMEAIGENSENPFEGGPNDVPISDLSRGIEIDIRQLIDDTDIPESYEWKNDITL from the coding sequence ATGTACATAAAAAAAACGTATCCCTTAAAGGGAATGCTAAAATGGACAAGGAGGTATACTTATGTATTTTTACTTTTAAGTACTATTCCTGTTTTTTTATTTGACATTTTGCGATGGAAATGGCTTTACATACCATGGCTCCCTTTAGGTGTATTGGGTACAGCAGTTTCTTTTATTGTTAGTTTTAAAAACAATGCTTCATATGATCGTTTATGGGAGGCCCGTAAAATTTGGGGAGGCATTGTAAATACTTCTCGATCTTTTACTATCATGATAAAAGATTTCATAAAAAACGATAACATTTCTAATAGTGAACTGAAAAAAATTCATCGTGAATTAGTGCATCGTCATGTCGCTTGGTTAACAGCTTTACGTTATCAACTAAGAAAACATAAACCATGGGAAAACCATATTAAACCTAGTAAATCGAATAAAGAGTTTAGAGAAAAAAACTTTGTGGTTTTAGAACAAACAATTCCCATTGAAAAAGCTATAAATCCATATATTTCTAATAATGAATATAAAGAGATTTTTGCAAAAGGAAATCAAGCATCTCAATTATTAGGAATTCAGTCTAGACGTATAAAAGAATTACAAAGTGAAGGGTTAATTGATGATTTTCGTCATATGGAACTTGAAAAAATATTGGTTGAATTGTATACACTTCAAGGAAAAAGTGAACGCATTAAAAATTTTCCTTATCCTAGACAATTTGCTACTTTAAACTTTATATTTATTTGGATCTTTATCATTCTTTTACCCTATGGAATGATGCAAGAATTTGAAGCTTTGGGTGATAGAATTCTTGCTTCATTAGCAAACCATGAATTTAAAACAGTTATCATGCATAAAATTCAAGAATTCATTGCTATACATTTTGAATGGTTTTCTATCCCGTTCAGTACACTATTAGCTTGGATATTTTATTCTATGGAAGCTATTGGAGAAAATTCTGAAAACCCTTTTGAAGGTGGCCCTAATGATGTACCTATAAGCGACTTATCAAGAGGAATTGAGATTGACATACGTCAATTAATCGATGATACTGACATCCCAGAATCTTATGAATGGAAAAATGATATTACACTATAA
- a CDS encoding T9SS type A sorting domain-containing protein, whose translation MKNQLSLLLLITFLCSYKISAQQSNWRDAPLKKDANYFNILKSNEQRISAAKRSSNKVSKKQIKQFNRWKNFWKDRILPDGSFVSATHNYNELKKENKRHARLRKKQSTSWSLVGPLTPPKSSIGFYPGMGRVNTVAFKGTDTNTMYVGTPGGGVWKTTDGGKNWAAKGDNFPNLGVSHIVIHPTDSKILYLATGDYDGGQNRSVGVFKSVDSGENWNATGLSFSLNQNNIISKLLIDPNNPDTIFATTKNSIKRSTDGGTNWTDVFTENFSSFNDIQYKTGSSTIIYATTKYGSLYISRNNGTAWSVASKPSSSRLDIAQTTNDPNLILSLDSSGIVRKSTDEGKTWTTVSTISGYSAQGGYNMTLAISPLDKNLILAGGVEGWRSKNGGTSWEKYLDGYWETGNPYFYVHSDHHDMMFVPGTNTAFSVNDGGIFKGDASSDTKWADLSSGLAITQYYNVSGTPKDQGKLILGAQDNDIAIYDGSNGFKGENPGSDGVEGLWDYSDSNIAWSCSQQGGMNRTLDGFKTAATRVSTPSGAPFVWELEIHPTDPKTIFGGFGDIYKSTDRGNNWINLNSSAGTIEFISIAPSNANIIYVSGQSGVVRKTTNGGTTWTSITLPQRGNVKSIEVHPTNPSEVYIAYSGYSVNKVFKSTNGGTSWTNITGALPNIPTHKIIYRTGSSDGELFLATDLGVYYRTNSKGDWVRLGSGLPNVIVHDIEIHYATNKLRAATYGRGVWEASISSSALGTEDNKLPKTAISLFPNPTNSKNINVKLNKLTGKTNILIYNIIGSVVKDLTIENTEKNINLSGFSNGIYLVKITNNNKSITKKLIVK comes from the coding sequence ATGAAAAATCAATTATCCCTACTTTTATTAATTACCTTTTTATGCTCGTATAAAATAAGCGCGCAACAATCAAATTGGAGAGATGCTCCGTTAAAAAAAGATGCAAATTATTTCAATATTCTAAAAAGTAATGAGCAAAGAATATCTGCTGCTAAAAGAAGCTCTAACAAAGTTTCGAAAAAACAGATAAAACAATTTAACCGTTGGAAAAACTTTTGGAAAGATAGAATTTTACCTGATGGTTCTTTTGTTTCTGCTACTCATAACTACAATGAATTAAAAAAAGAAAACAAGCGTCATGCTCGTTTACGTAAAAAGCAATCTACAAGTTGGTCTTTAGTAGGGCCACTTACTCCTCCAAAATCTTCAATTGGTTTTTACCCTGGAATGGGAAGAGTTAATACTGTTGCTTTTAAAGGAACCGATACCAATACAATGTATGTAGGTACTCCAGGCGGTGGTGTTTGGAAAACAACTGATGGAGGGAAAAATTGGGCTGCAAAAGGTGATAACTTCCCTAATTTAGGTGTTTCACATATTGTAATTCACCCAACTGATTCTAAAATTTTATACTTAGCTACTGGTGATTATGATGGTGGTCAAAATAGGTCTGTAGGAGTGTTTAAATCTGTTGACTCAGGTGAAAACTGGAATGCAACTGGTTTGTCTTTTTCTTTAAATCAAAATAACATAATAAGTAAATTACTTATTGACCCTAATAATCCAGATACAATTTTTGCTACTACTAAAAACAGCATTAAAAGATCTACGGACGGAGGTACGAATTGGACGGATGTTTTTACTGAGAATTTTTCTTCTTTCAATGATATTCAATATAAAACTGGAAGTAGCACTATAATTTATGCTACAACAAAATATGGTAGTTTGTATATTTCTAGAAATAACGGTACAGCATGGTCAGTAGCTTCAAAACCTTCTTCTTCAAGATTAGATATTGCTCAAACTACTAATGATCCTAATTTAATTTTATCTCTTGATAGTAGCGGTATAGTTAGAAAATCAACTGATGAAGGAAAAACATGGACAACAGTATCAACAATTAGCGGATACTCAGCTCAGGGTGGATACAATATGACTTTAGCTATTTCTCCTTTAGATAAAAATTTAATTTTAGCTGGAGGTGTTGAAGGTTGGCGCTCAAAAAATGGAGGAACTAGCTGGGAAAAATATTTAGATGGATATTGGGAGACTGGAAACCCATATTTTTATGTTCACTCTGATCATCATGATATGATGTTTGTTCCTGGAACAAATACTGCTTTTTCTGTAAATGATGGTGGTATTTTTAAAGGTGATGCTTCTTCAGACACAAAATGGGCAGATTTATCTTCTGGTTTAGCTATTACTCAATATTACAATGTTTCTGGAACTCCAAAAGATCAAGGAAAATTAATCTTGGGAGCACAAGATAATGATATTGCTATTTATGATGGAAGTAATGGTTTTAAAGGTGAAAATCCTGGTAGTGATGGTGTAGAAGGATTATGGGATTATTCAGATTCAAATATTGCTTGGTCTTGTAGCCAGCAAGGTGGAATGAATAGAACTTTAGATGGATTTAAAACTGCTGCTACTAGAGTATCTACACCTTCTGGAGCCCCTTTTGTTTGGGAACTAGAAATACACCCAACTGATCCGAAAACTATTTTTGGTGGTTTTGGAGATATTTACAAATCTACTGATAGAGGAAACAACTGGATTAATTTAAATTCTTCTGCAGGGACTATCGAATTTATATCAATAGCTCCTTCTAATGCGAATATAATATATGTTTCTGGTCAAAGTGGAGTTGTAAGAAAAACAACTAATGGAGGAACAACTTGGACTAGCATTACTTTACCACAAAGAGGAAACGTGAAAAGTATTGAAGTTCATCCAACGAACCCTTCTGAAGTATATATAGCATACTCTGGATATTCAGTAAATAAAGTTTTTAAATCTACAAATGGTGGTACTAGCTGGACTAATATAACAGGTGCTTTACCAAATATACCTACACATAAAATAATATATAGAACAGGTAGTTCTGATGGTGAGTTATTTTTAGCTACTGATTTAGGTGTATACTATAGAACAAATTCAAAAGGTGACTGGGTTAGATTAGGAAGTGGATTACCTAATGTTATTGTTCATGACATTGAAATTCACTATGCAACTAACAAACTTAGAGCTGCTACTTATGGTAGAGGTGTTTGGGAAGCTTCTATAAGCTCATCTGCTTTAGGTACTGAAGACAACAAATTACCTAAAACTGCTATATCTTTATTTCCTAACCCAACAAATAGCAAAAACATTAACGTTAAATTAAATAAACTTACTGGGAAAACGAATATACTTATATATAATATTATTGGAAGTGTTGTTAAAGATTTAACTATTGAAAACACTGAAAAAAACATTAATCTTTCAGGTTTCTCAAATGGTATTTATTTAGTTAAAATCACTAACAATAATAAAAGTATTACTAAAAAATTAATTGTAAAATAA